Proteins encoded together in one Pseudomonas sp. ADAK13 window:
- a CDS encoding sensor histidine kinase: MHKPSSLRWRLLWNLALLLVVLMIASGLSAYWNGREAADTAYDRTLLASARTIAAGLSHRDGTLSADVPYVALDTFAYDSAGRIYYQVNDIHQKLISGYENLPGPPPGTPRTDDYPALARFYNAKYQGQNVRVVSLLKAVSEPNMNGMAEIRVAETDEARVAMARSLMADTLLRLGMLAVGALLLVFFAVSAALRPLERLRTAVEERQPDDLRPLPLVEVQHELGPLVRALNHFTERLRGQFERQAQFIADAAHELRTPLAALKARLELGLRAEDPATWRTTLETAAQGTDRLTHLANQLLSLARIENGARAIAEGGAQLLDLSQLARELGMAMAPLAHARGVALALEADEPVWLRGEPTLLNELLSNLVDNALAHTPPGGNVILRVTAPAVLEVEDDGPGIPLDERDRVFERFYRRSQQGLGSGLGLAIVGEICRAHLAQISLHDGELAGLKVRVSFIAG, encoded by the coding sequence ATGCATAAGCCCAGCAGCCTGCGCTGGCGCCTGCTGTGGAACCTGGCGCTGCTGCTGGTGGTGTTGATGATCGCCAGTGGCTTGAGCGCTTATTGGAATGGGCGCGAGGCGGCAGACACGGCTTACGACCGAACGCTGCTGGCCTCGGCGCGGACCATTGCTGCGGGCCTGTCTCATCGCGACGGTACCTTGAGCGCCGATGTGCCCTACGTCGCCCTGGATACGTTCGCCTATGACAGCGCTGGGCGGATTTACTACCAGGTCAACGATATTCACCAGAAGCTGATTTCCGGTTACGAAAACCTGCCCGGCCCGCCGCCGGGTACGCCGCGTACCGATGACTATCCGGCGCTGGCACGCTTTTACAACGCTAAATATCAGGGCCAGAACGTGCGGGTGGTTAGCCTGCTCAAGGCGGTGTCCGAGCCGAACATGAACGGCATGGCGGAAATCCGCGTGGCCGAAACCGACGAGGCACGAGTCGCCATGGCCCGCAGCCTGATGGCCGATACCTTGCTGCGTCTGGGCATGCTGGCCGTCGGTGCATTGTTGTTGGTGTTTTTCGCGGTGAGCGCGGCGCTGCGGCCATTGGAGCGCTTGCGTACGGCCGTGGAAGAGCGCCAGCCGGATGACCTGCGGCCGTTGCCGCTGGTGGAAGTGCAGCATGAGTTGGGCCCTCTGGTGCGGGCGCTCAATCACTTCACCGAACGCCTGCGCGGGCAGTTCGAGCGCCAGGCCCAGTTTATTGCCGATGCCGCCCATGAACTGCGCACACCGTTGGCAGCGCTCAAGGCTCGTTTGGAACTGGGACTGCGCGCCGAAGACCCGGCCACCTGGCGCACCACCCTGGAAACCGCCGCCCAGGGCACGGATCGCCTGACGCACCTGGCCAATCAATTGCTCTCGTTGGCCCGTATCGAAAACGGCGCCCGGGCGATTGCCGAAGGCGGTGCGCAACTGCTGGACCTGAGCCAGTTGGCTCGCGAGCTGGGCATGGCCATGGCGCCGCTGGCCCATGCGCGGGGCGTGGCCCTGGCGCTGGAGGCGGACGAGCCGGTGTGGTTGCGGGGCGAGCCAACGCTGTTGAACGAATTGCTGAGCAATCTGGTGGACAACGCCCTGGCCCACACGCCGCCGGGCGGCAACGTGATTTTGCGGGTCACGGCGCCGGCGGTACTGGAAGTGGAAGACGACGGCCCGGGCATCCCGCTGGATGAGCGGGACCGGGTGTTCGAGCGCTTCTATCGGCGCAGCCAGCAGGGCTTGGGTTCAGGCTTGGGGTTGGCGATTGTCGGCGAGATCTGCCGGGCGCACCTGGCGCAGATCAGCTTGCATGACGGTGAGTTGGCGGGGTTGAAGGTGCGGGTCAGTTTTATCGCGGGGTAA
- a CDS encoding HDOD domain-containing protein has translation MNKLAERVQQALVVAIDNDDLVLPTLPEVALKIRQAAEDPDISISHLSKVIGRDTALSARLIKVVNSPLLRATQEVTDLHTAITRLGTNYSSNLAIGLVMEQIFHARSEVVEQKMRDVWRRSLEVAGVSYALCRNHSQLKPDQAALGGLVHQIGVLPILTYAEDHYELLSDPVSLNHVIESIHPLLGDKLLRRWDFPEMLVNLPAQYMDLERDSQRLDYIDLVQVAVLYCHRNTDHPLASVPVSTLPAIQKLRIDPYNDTLRAELDEARSMFY, from the coding sequence ATGAACAAGCTGGCGGAAAGAGTCCAACAGGCTTTGGTTGTGGCCATCGATAATGATGACCTGGTCCTGCCAACGCTACCGGAAGTGGCCCTGAAGATTCGTCAGGCCGCCGAAGACCCGGACATCAGCATCAGCCATCTGAGCAAAGTGATCGGCCGTGACACCGCCCTGTCGGCGCGGCTGATCAAAGTGGTCAACAGCCCGCTGCTGCGCGCCACCCAGGAAGTCACCGACCTGCACACCGCCATCACCCGGCTGGGCACCAACTACAGCAGCAACCTGGCGATCGGCCTGGTGATGGAGCAGATATTCCACGCCCGCTCCGAAGTGGTCGAACAGAAAATGCGCGATGTGTGGCGGCGCAGCCTGGAAGTGGCCGGCGTCAGCTATGCGCTGTGCCGCAACCACAGCCAGTTGAAGCCTGATCAGGCAGCTTTGGGTGGGCTGGTGCATCAGATTGGCGTATTGCCGATCCTGACCTACGCCGAAGATCACTATGAACTGCTGTCCGATCCGGTCAGCCTCAACCACGTGATTGAAAGCATTCACCCATTGCTGGGCGACAAGCTGTTGCGACGCTGGGACTTCCCGGAAATGCTGGTGAACCTGCCGGCACAGTACATGGACCTGGAGCGCGACTCCCAGCGCCTGGACTATATCGACCTGGTGCAGGTCGCCGTGCTGTATTGCCACCGTAACACCGACCATCCGCTGGCCAGCGTGCCGGTGTCGACGCTGCCGGCGATCCAGAAACTGCGGATCGACCCCTACAACGACACCTTGCGTGCCGAGTTGGACGAAGCGCGGTCGATGTTTTACTGA
- the ygfZ gene encoding CAF17-like 4Fe-4S cluster assembly/insertion protein YgfZ, translated as MADSAFFCPLSHEGVLAVRGSDAAKFLQGQLTCNLNYLSDTQASLGARCTQKGRMQSSFRILLQGDGVLLAMASELLEPQLADLKKYAVFSKSKLTDESAAWVRFGVSDADPLLASLGLELPAETDSVARSHELIAIRVSPGRAELWAPAAQADTLRSQLAAQLNEGELNQWLLGQIRAGIGQVMPQTRELFIPQMLNLQAVGGVSFKKGCYTGQEIVARMQYLGKLKRRLYRLSLNASELPEPGTPLFSPTHNSAIGEVVIAARAGESIELLAVLQAEAAESGDVHVGTLEGPGLQLLDLPYQLDRDREIQR; from the coding sequence ATGGCCGACTCTGCTTTCTTCTGCCCCCTGTCCCACGAAGGCGTTCTCGCCGTCCGCGGTTCCGACGCTGCCAAGTTCCTCCAGGGACAACTGACCTGCAACCTCAACTACCTGAGTGACACCCAGGCCAGCCTCGGCGCGCGCTGCACCCAAAAAGGGCGCATGCAGTCGAGCTTCCGTATCCTGCTGCAAGGCGATGGCGTGCTGCTGGCCATGGCCTCCGAGTTGCTGGAGCCGCAACTGGCGGACTTGAAGAAGTACGCGGTGTTCTCCAAATCCAAACTCACCGACGAAAGTGCCGCCTGGGTACGTTTCGGGGTGTCGGATGCTGATCCACTATTGGCCAGCCTGGGCCTTGAGCTGCCCGCCGAGACCGACAGCGTGGCACGCAGCCACGAGTTGATCGCGATCCGCGTATCCCCGGGCCGCGCCGAACTCTGGGCCCCTGCCGCCCAGGCCGACACCCTGCGCAGCCAACTCGCCGCGCAATTGAACGAAGGTGAACTGAATCAATGGCTGCTGGGCCAGATCCGTGCCGGCATCGGCCAGGTCATGCCCCAGACCCGCGAACTGTTCATTCCGCAGATGCTCAACCTGCAAGCCGTCGGCGGCGTCAGCTTCAAGAAAGGCTGCTACACCGGCCAGGAAATCGTCGCGCGCATGCAGTACCTGGGCAAACTCAAGCGTCGCCTGTATCGCTTGAGCCTGAATGCCAGTGAGTTGCCAGAGCCTGGCACCCCCCTGTTTTCCCCGACGCACAACAGCGCCATCGGCGAGGTGGTGATTGCCGCCCGGGCCGGTGAGTCGATTGAACTTCTAGCGGTGCTGCAAGCCGAAGCAGCAGAGAGTGGCGATGTGCATGTAGGTACGCTGGAAGGCCCGGGCCTTCAGCTGCTCGACCTGCCTTACCAGCTGGACCGTGATCGCGAGATCCAGCGCTGA